A window of the Fulvia fulva chromosome 3, complete sequence genome harbors these coding sequences:
- a CDS encoding Ecp35, giving the protein MRITLVSTVLFLQLGYALNIRCGLACLCCTIPGIDNFHGWYQDDGSGDCVCSSQYQRCPNRGDYGCTGFD; this is encoded by the exons ATGAGGATAACACTCGTCTCTACTGTACTGTTCTTGCAGCTAGGCTATGCTCTAAACATACGCTGCGGATTGGCATGTCTCTGCTGTACTATTCCG GGAATCGATAATTTCCACGGATGGTACCAGGATGATGGTTCTGGTGACTGTGTGTGCTCTTCGCAATATCAACGTTGCCCGAACCGAGGAGATTACGGTTGTACAGGTTTTGATTGA
- a CDS encoding Zinc-regulated transporter 2 has product MFDDGQYLPEMNARWDDLPTSLLYEELARRQTEGERPACGSKNKSHNYNVTAHVLALILILALSTGACCFPLIVRRFPKLHIPEKALFISRHFGTGVLIATAFVHLFPTAYTNLLDPCLPPFWTDVYPAMPGFIAMTSVFVVVGIEMFFATKGAGHSHSVDFAQLRGDGETGMERRGPDLRRSMDSFNSFRQVPLGDETPQKDVQLQDQRSPYQDSPARPGSGSPSSSLNKPLPPEPEGEDSDLDLDELDPAADDDQAPLTRRTPSDDSDDEGHLAPANGHTNGRPKQHNRRVSWADQQTHSPNTERTPEEQRLVLQCLMLEAGILFHSVFIGLAVSVSTGSAFAVLLVAVAFHQTFEGLALGSRIASIGSFSLTSYKPWIMCLLYGIATPIGQAIGLGVQGLYDPMSEFGLLMVGIMNAISSGLLLYAGLVQLMAEDFLSDSSYHELRGRRRLQACGSVVAGALLMAMVGVWA; this is encoded by the exons ATGTTTGATGATGGACAATACCTGCCAGAAA TGAACGCTCGATGGGACGATCTCCCCACGTCCCTCCTCTACGAAGAACTCGCGCGTCGACAAACTGAGGGCGAACGACCGGCTTGCGGATCGAAGAACAAGTCGCACAACTACAATGTCACCGCCCACGTGCTCGCCCTCATCCTCATCCTCGCCCTCTCCACCGGCGCATGCTGTTTTCCGCTCATCGTACGCCGCTTCCCTAAGCTGCACATACCCGAGAAGGCCCTCTTCATAAGTCGGCACTTCGGCACTGGCGTGCTCATAGCAACGGCATTCGTGCACCTCTTCCCGACAGCCTACACGAATCTCCTCGATCCATGTCTCCCGCCCTTCTGGACCGATGTCTACCCGGCCATGCCAGGCTTCATCGCCATGACCAGTGTGTTTGTGGTGGTGGGCATAGAGATGTTCTTTGCGACGAAAGGAGCGGGACATAGTCATAGCGTGGACTTTGCGCAGCTGAGAGGAGATGGCGAGACGGGGATGGAAAGAAGGGGGCCAGATTTGAGGAGGAGCATGGATAGCTTCAATTCGTTCCGGCAGGTGCCGCTTGGCGATGAGACACCACAGAAAGACGTACAGCTGCAGGACCAGCGAAGTCCATATCAAGACTCGCCCGCACGGCCCGGAAGTGGATCTCCCAGCAGTTCTCTGAACAAGCCCCTTCCACCAGAGCCCGAGGGTGAGGACTCAGATCTTGATCTCGATGAGCTAGACCCTGCAGCGGACGATGATCAAGCACCATTGACACGACGGACTCCATCCGACGACAGTGACGACGAGGGTCATCTTGCTCCGGCCAATGGCCACACTAACGGGCGGCCGAAACAACACAACCGACGAGTCTCCTGGGCAGATCAACAAACCCACTCTCCCAACACAGAGCGCACCCCTGAAGAGCAACGTCTCGTTCTCCAGTGCCTCATGCTCGAGGCCGGCATCCTCTTTCACAGCGTCTTCATCGGCCTAGCAGTCTCCGTCTCCACCGGCTCCGCCTTCGCCGTACTCCTCGTCGCCGTAGCATTTCATCAAACTTTCGAGGGTCTTGCCCTAGGGTCCCGCATAGCCTCCATTGGATCCTTCTCCTTGACATCTTATAAGCCATGGATCATGTGCCTCCTCTACGGGATCGCGACACCGATAGGACAGGCGATTGGACTGGGGGTACAAGGGCTTTATGACCCCATGTCGGAGTTTGGGCTGTTGATGGTGGGGATTATGAATGCGATCAGTAGTGGGTTATTGCTTTATGCTGGGCTGGTGCAGTTAATGGCGGAGGATTTCTTGAGTGATTCGAGTTATCATGAACTTAGAGGAAGACGGCGGTTACAAGCTTGTGGGTCTGTTGTTGCTGGGGCGTTGCTTATGGCTATGGTTGGAGTTTGGGCATAG
- a CDS encoding 2-methylene-furan-3-one reductase — MPQQKAIHYTKPGKASEVLALTTIDIPKVEANDLLVKLKACAVNPVDTKIREGKFPASDVMGYDAAGIVEEVGSSVKDFKKGDEVYYSGAMGRRGSTAQYGVIGYRMAGHRPKKFDWVESACLPLVTVTAWELLEEHFNLPQDDPTGKQKDK; from the exons ATGCCTCAGCAAAAAGCGATCCATTACACCAAGCCCGGCAAGGCCTCCGAAGTCCTCGCTCTTACCACCATCGATATACCAAAAGTCGAAGCGAACGATCTTTTAGTGAAGCTCAAGGCATGTGCTGTCAATCCCGTCGACACCAAGATCAGGGAGGGGAAATTTCCAGCTTCAGACGTAATGGGATATGATGCTGCTGGTATAGTGGAAGAGGTGGGAAGTAGTGTTAAGGATTTCAAGAAGGGTGATGAGGTGTACTACTCCGGTGCAATGGGCAGACGAGGTAGTACGGCACAGTATG GAGTGATCGGGTACCGCATGGCTGGCCATCGGCCGAAGAAGTTCGATTGGGTGGAAAGTGCTTGCCTGCCACTAGTTACTGTCACGGCATGGGAGCTTCTCGAAGAACACTTCAATCTGCCACAGGATGACCCGACCGGAAAGCAGAAAGACAAGTGA
- a CDS encoding Lipase A: MSIKTQFETSYHGKFGALTMASRMTGTNSGVANLKDGIIHLNMTVLSALLQLFVAAYIPLAAATVALPSTDPFYTPPNNLTSYGPGDVIRSRNIPPNLNGILGTTLTPLYVKTAYQYLYRTTNDAGDAAAAVATLLVPNKADPSKLLAYQTAYDSANNDCSPSYALQAGANTTATSDIAFIAASLENGWYVTTSDYEGLNAAYTAGLGSGYATLDSVRATFKQASVSGLSPSARYVLWGYSGGSLASEWAAELQPSYAPELNFAGVALGGLIPNVQNVLTTINQGPFAGLAFSGIFGLSKASPELMTFLQQQLIPSKSAEFHQIANGCLSQAASAGFFNNVYSYFVDGKNTFNQPVPQRVLAATGVMGTHGTPKSPLFVYKAVADEVSPSADTDALVAKLCGQGAVIEYHKDVLGEHVSEAITGSASALAWVSDRLSGKPLTHTTCVTQFVALTSISLDTVEELGSDVVGLLKTILGGGLGPAISG; the protein is encoded by the exons ATGTCGATCAAAACTCAATTTGAGACCAGCTACCATGGGAAGTTTGGGGCACTCACGATGGCCTCGCGAATGACCGGTACAAATAGTGGCGTTGCGAACCTCAAGGATGGAATCATCCATCTCAACATGACGGTCCTGAGTGCTCTTCTCCAACTGTTCGTCGCCGCTTACATCCCTCTTGCAGCCGCTACTGTTGCACTGCCAAGCACGGATCCATTCTACACTCCACCGAACAACTTGACCTCCTACGGACCGGGCGATGTCATTCGTTCTCGGAATATTCCTCCTAACCTCAATGGCATACTCGGCACGACCCTGACACCATTATATGTGAAGACAGCATACCAATATCTGTACCGAACAACGAACGATGCTGGTGATGCCGCCGCTGCCGTTGCTACTCTCTTGGTCCCCAACAAAGCAGACCCTTCGAAGCTCTTGGCTTATCAGACTGCTTACGACAGCGCGAACAATGATTGTAGCCCTTCATATGCACTCCAGGCTGGTGCCAATACCACGGCTACGTCGGACATTGCATTT ATTGCTGCATCCTTGGAAAACGGCTGGTACGTAACGACCTCGGATTATGAAGGACTCAATGCTGCGTATACTGCTGGCCTGGGATCCGGTTATGCAACTTTGGACTCTGTTCGGGCCACCTTCAAGCAAGCCTCCGTCAGTGGGCTCTCGCCCTCTGCTCGATACGTCTTGTGGGGCTATTCTGGAGGATCGTTGGCATCAGAGTGGGCAG CTGAACTGCAGCCGTCGTACGCGCCGGAGCTCAACTTCGCAGGCGTCGCACTTGGTGGCCTTATCCCAAATGTCCAGAACGTCTTGACCACTATCAACCAAGGACCTTTCGCGGGCCTTGCATTTTCTGGCATCTTCGGCCTCAGCAAAGCCTCTCCCGAGCTCATGACTTTCCTTCAACAGCAGCTCATCCCATCCAAAAGCGCAGAGTTCCACCAAATAGCCAATGGCTGTCTGTCTCAAGCCGCTTCTGCAGGCTTTTTCAATAATGTCTACAGCTACTTCGTTGACGGCAAGAACACCTTTAACCAGCCAGTACCCCAACGAGTCCTGGCTGCGACAGGTGTTATGGGAACTCACG GTACTCCCAAATCCCCACTGTTCGTCTACAAAGCTGTAGCGGACGAAGTCTCCCCAAGTGCCGACACAGATGCCCTTGTCGCTAAGCTCTGTGGCCAAGGAGCAGTCATTGAATATCACAAAGATGTGCTTGGCGAACACGTCTCGGAAGCCATCACTGGTAGCGCGAGTGCCTTGGCGTGGGTATCAGACAGGCTCAGTGGCAAGCCGCTTACTCATACGACTTGTGTTACTCAATTTGTAGCACTGACTAGCATCAGCCTTGACACTGTGGAGGAGCTTGGATCCGATGTGGTTGGACTGTTGAAGACTATACTTGGTGGGGGTCTTGGTCCCGCGATATCAGGCTAG